The Hydrogenobacter thermophilus TK-6 genome window below encodes:
- the cynS gene encoding cyanase, producing the protein MTREEVRDLSLRRKDEKGLTWEELGKAIGKSPIYTAMLLYGYGQATEEEAKTLTSILELPEDAIKALMRAAYRTPSQPWPPTDPFVYRFYEIVLLYMPAIKDVAHELFGDGIMSAIDMSIDLKKVEDPSGTRMLISFNGKWLSYRKF; encoded by the coding sequence ATGACGAGAGAAGAGGTAAGAGACCTTTCACTTAGAAGGAAAGATGAAAAAGGTTTGACCTGGGAAGAACTCGGTAAAGCTATAGGAAAAAGTCCCATATATACTGCAATGCTCCTTTATGGATACGGGCAGGCTACTGAGGAAGAAGCAAAAACCCTGACCAGCATACTTGAATTGCCAGAGGATGCAATAAAAGCCTTAATGAGAGCAGCCTACAGAACTCCTTCACAGCCATGGCCACCAACGGATCCTTTTGTTTATAGGTTTTACGAAATAGTACTTCTTTACATGCCTGCTATAAAGGATGTGGCACACGAACTTTTTGGGGATGGCATTATGAGCGCCATAGATATGTCCATAGACCTTAAAAAAGTAGAAGATCCATCGGGAACAAGGATGCTTATCAGCTTTAACGGTAAGTGGCTTAGCTACAGAAAATTTTAG
- the nasB gene encoding assimilatory nitrate reductase NasB encodes MVPFQCPYCGVGCGLLWEERVRGDKNHPATKGDLCKKPVYYPKVMKKGRLLKPLYREKKNQPFREVDWQTAYKVLKQKIENLHGEELYFYLSGQLMTEDIYVANKLVKGFLKTNNIDANSRLCMATAVSAYKLAFGSDGPPCSYEDLDDADCFVFAGSNALWTHPVIFKRILKRKLEKEDVKIVVIDPIRTETAKRADMHVQLRAGTDTALFNSILYILYDKGWVNKEFIGNYVEGFEETIEECLKYPPTVASRICQIEEEQIYKLAELYAFSKKLISLWCQGLNQSSQGVNKNLSLINLHLATGRLNERGCPFSLTGQPNAMGGREMGYLSNGLPGYRDVRREEDRTFMEDFWGIERGSIKPQPGPTITEAIDLILKGEIKFLWVVCTNPAVTLPNLRKVWEALEKVFLVVQDAYWNDTCTFANLILPAAQMGEKEGVMTASDRTLTLCKKFSEPPEEAKPDWVIFKELAEYLGYEKYFSYKRSEDVFEELKLSTKGKLCDISGFNYQQLPRRRGKRWLYEELSFPTDSGKAKMFPTPYEHKDADFILITGRTKNQWHTMTRTGKSEELLKGEEEPYLLMNEEDGRNLGVLEGDFVEVIVSDVSLKLKVRLGQVKRKHLFAPFGYGLAYDAVVNALTKDVCDPVSKQPELKFTSVNLRVRDRRLSLYEVEG; translated from the coding sequence ATGGTGCCCTTCCAGTGTCCCTATTGCGGTGTAGGGTGTGGTTTACTTTGGGAGGAGAGGGTGAGGGGGGATAAAAATCACCCTGCAACAAAGGGTGACCTTTGTAAAAAGCCTGTCTATTATCCGAAGGTTATGAAAAAAGGAAGGCTCTTAAAACCACTGTACAGAGAGAAGAAGAATCAACCATTTAGAGAAGTGGACTGGCAGACTGCTTATAAAGTATTGAAACAAAAGATAGAAAACCTTCATGGAGAAGAGCTCTACTTCTATCTTTCTGGTCAGCTTATGACCGAAGATATATATGTAGCTAACAAGCTGGTGAAAGGTTTTTTGAAAACAAACAATATAGATGCAAACTCAAGGTTGTGTATGGCTACGGCCGTATCCGCTTACAAGTTAGCCTTTGGTTCTGATGGTCCACCTTGTAGTTATGAAGATCTTGATGATGCAGATTGCTTTGTTTTTGCAGGCTCAAATGCCCTTTGGACACACCCTGTAATATTTAAGAGGATATTAAAAAGAAAGCTGGAGAAGGAAGATGTAAAAATAGTAGTTATAGACCCCATCAGGACAGAAACTGCCAAGAGAGCAGATATGCATGTACAGTTAAGGGCAGGTACAGATACAGCACTTTTTAACTCCATACTATATATTCTGTATGATAAGGGGTGGGTTAATAAGGAGTTTATAGGTAATTATGTGGAGGGCTTTGAAGAGACTATAGAAGAGTGCTTAAAATATCCACCCACTGTCGCCTCACGCATATGCCAGATAGAAGAAGAACAGATTTACAAGCTTGCCGAGCTTTACGCCTTTAGCAAAAAACTCATATCCCTCTGGTGTCAGGGGCTAAATCAGTCCTCACAGGGAGTGAATAAAAACCTTTCCTTAATAAACCTTCACCTTGCTACTGGTAGGCTTAACGAGAGAGGTTGTCCCTTTTCGCTTACTGGACAGCCAAATGCTATGGGGGGAAGGGAGATGGGGTATCTTTCAAACGGCCTTCCAGGTTATAGAGATGTAAGAAGAGAAGAAGACAGGACCTTTATGGAAGACTTTTGGGGTATAGAAAGGGGTAGCATAAAGCCACAACCCGGACCCACAATAACAGAAGCTATAGACTTAATCCTTAAGGGAGAAATAAAATTCTTATGGGTTGTATGTACAAATCCTGCAGTAACCTTACCAAATCTTAGGAAGGTTTGGGAGGCGTTAGAGAAAGTTTTTCTGGTAGTTCAAGATGCCTACTGGAATGATACATGTACATTTGCAAACCTAATTTTGCCAGCTGCTCAGATGGGAGAGAAGGAAGGGGTTATGACTGCTTCAGACAGGACTTTAACATTATGTAAAAAGTTTTCAGAGCCACCTGAGGAGGCAAAACCAGATTGGGTCATATTCAAAGAGCTTGCAGAGTATCTTGGGTACGAAAAATACTTCTCTTATAAGAGGTCGGAGGATGTGTTTGAAGAGTTAAAACTCTCTACAAAGGGGAAACTGTGCGATATTTCCGGGTTTAATTACCAACAACTTCCCAGGAGACGGGGCAAGAGGTGGCTTTACGAAGAACTCAGCTTCCCTACGGATAGTGGTAAAGCCAAGATGTTCCCAACACCCTATGAGCACAAAGACGCAGACTTTATTCTGATTACCGGTAGAACTAAGAACCAGTGGCATACCATGACAAGGACAGGAAAAAGCGAAGAACTTTTAAAAGGCGAAGAAGAGCCTTATCTCCTTATGAACGAGGAGGATGGACGCAATTTGGGAGTACTTGAAGGAGATTTTGTAGAAGTCATTGTAAGTGATGTGAGTCTCAAGCTAAAGGTAAGACTGGGACAAGTAAAGAGAAAGCACCTTTTTGCCCCATTCGGTTATGGACTTGCCTACGATGCCGTGGTGAATGCTCTGACCAAGGATGTATGTGACCCCGTATCAAAGCAACCTGAGCTGAAATTCACGAGCGTAAACCTTAGGGTGAGAGATAGGAGATTAAGTCTCTATGAAGTTGAAGGGTAA
- a CDS encoding succinate dehydrogenase/fumarate reductase iron-sulfur subunit, translating to MQVKASIKLTRPDFVGYIPFSLHLPENATLLDMLIKIKEDMDQSLSFRSMCRAGVCGTCAIKVNGKPVLACSTKVSIFGEELTIEPIDQFSVIKDLVVDHEGIYSKLRLWKVWMTSFEENIRFHQETLRKVEKSHECILCGVCDSVCPVFTTSQDFGGPLLLTRYQKLVFDPRNAERDEKLQTLKSLNPQLCTHCMNCSFACPKKLMPEALIKEEENLLYQRGILQKSEGGFEFLSF from the coding sequence ATGCAGGTAAAAGCCAGCATAAAACTCACAAGACCGGACTTTGTTGGTTATATACCCTTTTCCCTTCACCTGCCAGAAAACGCAACCCTTTTGGACATGCTGATAAAGATAAAAGAAGATATGGATCAGAGCCTCTCCTTTAGAAGCATGTGTAGGGCGGGGGTGTGTGGAACATGCGCCATAAAGGTTAATGGAAAGCCTGTTCTGGCTTGCTCCACAAAGGTTTCTATTTTTGGAGAGGAGCTTACAATAGAGCCAATAGACCAGTTCTCGGTAATAAAGGACTTGGTGGTGGATCATGAAGGTATTTACTCCAAGCTCAGGTTATGGAAGGTGTGGATGACATCTTTTGAGGAAAATATAAGATTCCATCAGGAGACTCTAAGAAAGGTGGAAAAAAGTCATGAATGTATTTTGTGTGGTGTTTGCGACAGTGTCTGCCCTGTGTTTACCACAAGTCAGGACTTTGGCGGACCTCTCCTTCTTACAAGATACCAAAAGCTGGTTTTTGACCCGAGGAACGCGGAAAGAGACGAAAAGCTACAAACTCTTAAGAGTCTAAACCCTCAACTCTGTACTCACTGCATGAACTGCTCCTTTGCCTGCCCCAAAAAACTCATGCCGGAAGCTCTCATAAAGGAAGAAGAAAACCTGCTTTATCAAAGGGGGATTTTGCAAAAATCAGAGGGTGGTTTTGAATTTTTGAGTTTTTAG
- a CDS encoding epoxyqueuosine reductase QueH, with amino-acid sequence MKTLVHICCAPDAVYFLKRLREDYPNSSIVGFFYDPNIHPYEEYKLRLIETERACKTLGIELYEGEYDLENWMISVKGYEDEPERGNRCKICFDYRLEKSAEFAKKVGATHLTTTLLMSPKKDFLMLKEVGERICKAYGLEFLPLDYRKGGGTQEMFKLSKQLELYHQDYCGCIYGLFKQKGQNAVWDLVSFAGRRPGSKEEALFIKSVRLFAESEGISCKEWEFSFLNWKLLYGRLQVSDKTIPSLVVPFSQSIKGVLKADLEEVVGNTLYYNKGGLKVVLSDELSDEPVESFKGITDPTFKVPVRYKDLLLQNRIRAELQTEFSTDSSSVLLVGSLQAKNLFSVPADTLQDGKGVSFESVKKFITDNLSKIIRGEVALVVCGAESLGRAGSNYFTERTGRITKNVFCQLKG; translated from the coding sequence ATGAAGACACTAGTACATATATGCTGTGCACCTGATGCTGTGTACTTCTTAAAAAGGCTCAGAGAGGATTACCCAAACTCAAGTATAGTTGGCTTTTTCTACGACCCTAACATACATCCCTACGAAGAGTACAAGCTGAGGCTGATAGAGACGGAAAGAGCCTGTAAAACCTTAGGCATAGAGCTTTACGAAGGTGAGTACGATTTAGAAAACTGGATGATCTCTGTAAAGGGATATGAGGATGAGCCAGAAAGAGGCAATAGATGTAAGATATGCTTTGACTACAGATTGGAAAAGTCCGCAGAGTTTGCCAAAAAGGTAGGGGCTACGCATCTTACCACCACATTGCTGATGAGTCCCAAAAAGGACTTTCTCATGCTAAAGGAGGTGGGAGAGCGGATATGTAAAGCATACGGGCTTGAGTTTTTGCCTCTTGACTACAGGAAGGGAGGAGGAACTCAGGAGATGTTTAAGCTATCAAAGCAGCTGGAGCTTTACCATCAGGACTACTGCGGATGCATTTACGGGCTTTTCAAACAGAAGGGTCAAAACGCTGTGTGGGACCTTGTGTCCTTTGCAGGTAGGAGACCAGGCAGTAAAGAAGAGGCTCTCTTTATAAAGTCTGTAAGGCTTTTTGCAGAAAGCGAGGGTATATCCTGCAAGGAGTGGGAGTTTAGCTTCTTAAACTGGAAGCTTCTTTATGGAAGGTTGCAGGTGAGTGATAAAACTATTCCCTCGCTGGTTGTTCCTTTCTCGCAGTCCATAAAAGGCGTTCTCAAGGCGGATCTGGAGGAGGTGGTGGGAAACACTCTTTATTACAACAAGGGTGGGTTAAAAGTGGTGCTGTCAGATGAACTTTCAGATGAGCCAGTGGAGAGCTTTAAAGGCATCACAGACCCAACCTTCAAAGTTCCCGTAAGATACAAAGACCTTCTTTTACAAAATCGCATAAGGGCGGAGCTTCAGACGGAGTTTTCAACGGATAGTTCTTCGGTGCTTTTGGTGGGTAGCTTGCAGGCAAAAAATCTTTTTAGCGTGCCTGCGGATACATTGCAGGATGGGAAAGGAGTAAGCTTTGAAAGCGTCAAAAAGTTCATAACGGATAATCTATCTAAGATAATAAGAGGAGAAGTAGCTCTGGTGGTATGCGGTGCGGAATCTCTGGGGAGAGCTGGTAGCAATTACTTTACTGAGCGCACTGGAAGGATCACAAAAAACGTATTTTGTCAGCTAAAGGGCTAA
- a CDS encoding globin domain-containing protein, which yields MDKLLLTVYVWHRICINNDRRCKMSPEARLNIIKSIPFLQSYGERLTSRMYEILFEGNPELKSMFESDDSTKLAGALLAFAQNLERLNVLEPALNKMALSHVEAGVKPEHYEKVWDALYKAMTEFGISNEIIEAWKEAYYFLAELLIKKEEKLYTCLATSS from the coding sequence ATGGATAAGCTTTTGCTAACTGTTTATGTGTGGCACAGAATTTGCATAAACAATGACAGGAGGTGTAAGATGAGTCCAGAGGCAAGGTTGAACATTATTAAGAGTATACCTTTTCTGCAATCATACGGTGAGAGACTAACATCCCGCATGTATGAAATACTCTTTGAAGGAAACCCGGAGCTTAAGAGTATGTTTGAAAGTGATGACTCGACAAAACTTGCCGGTGCTTTGCTTGCTTTTGCGCAGAACTTGGAGAGACTGAATGTGTTAGAGCCTGCATTGAATAAGATGGCATTGTCTCATGTAGAAGCTGGCGTAAAACCCGAGCATTACGAGAAAGTGTGGGATGCTCTCTATAAAGCTATGACCGAGTTTGGCATAAGCAATGAAATCATAGAAGCCTGGAAAGAAGCTTACTACTTCCTCGCTGAACTTCTTATAAAGAAGGAAGAAAAGCTTTACACCTGTTTGGCTACAAGTTCATAA
- a CDS encoding P-II family nitrogen regulator, whose amino-acid sequence MKELIIIVRREKAKEVKSLLSNMCLPYVSKTVKGRGKEGGLGYKTNRGVIMSLLPKSLIITWVEEALYEEVIEKVMEVAHTGFYGDGKIFALGGLS is encoded by the coding sequence GTGAAGGAGTTGATCATCATAGTCAGAAGAGAAAAAGCGAAGGAAGTAAAAAGCCTCCTTTCAAATATGTGTCTTCCTTATGTGTCTAAGACGGTAAAAGGAAGAGGTAAGGAGGGAGGCTTAGGATACAAAACTAATAGGGGAGTAATTATGTCTTTGCTCCCAAAGAGTTTGATCATCACATGGGTAGAAGAGGCGCTTTACGAAGAAGTTATTGAAAAGGTTATGGAAGTGGCACACACGGGTTTTTATGGAGATGGGAAAATCTTTGCCTTAGGAGGTTTGTCATGA
- a CDS encoding MFS transporter: MKHLLDALKMGNPKALFASFLYFDTGFSIWLLLGALAPFITQEMNLSPAQKGFLVAVPVLSAAVFRLNFGHMYQSLDGKKIALVGILLSSIPSIYALLFPNSLDYTTLLLLGVLLGLGGASFAVALPMAGSNYPKEVQGLVLGLAAAGNIGAVLDGILFPPLAKVFGWRETMAIAGILLVITFLVVLLWAKDKGEKEGNKYYPITVFVTTVFFMLFVVPALYNGWLWIKGKEALLLLPLIGSSFVLAFLPNKYRRVFLERDTWVMILIYSITFGGFVGMSSYVSLYLIDQYALDKLTAGALMSAFAFTGAFIRPFGGYIADRISGATALLFILFGISAMYLVLSFLKLPPLLGALSLLVIFAFFGLGNGATFQLVPQRWPKVRGLMTGIIGAAGGFGGFYLPTVLGTVKEATGSYSSGFFLFGVVSLVALVILKLLHNQWMEWAYVRYDYEREMLTGIAKNGRVVMELLYKED, encoded by the coding sequence ATGAAGCACCTGTTAGATGCTTTAAAGATGGGAAATCCCAAAGCTCTTTTTGCCTCCTTCCTATACTTTGACACAGGTTTTAGTATATGGCTTCTCTTGGGTGCCTTGGCACCGTTTATAACTCAGGAGATGAACCTTTCACCTGCTCAAAAGGGTTTTTTGGTAGCTGTCCCTGTGCTTTCAGCAGCCGTTTTTAGGCTTAACTTCGGACACATGTATCAGTCGTTGGATGGTAAAAAGATTGCTCTTGTGGGTATTTTGTTATCATCTATTCCCTCTATCTATGCCCTACTTTTTCCAAATTCGTTGGACTATACTACCTTACTTCTTCTCGGTGTTCTTCTCGGTCTTGGGGGTGCAAGTTTTGCTGTTGCTCTTCCTATGGCTGGAAGCAACTACCCGAAGGAGGTTCAGGGACTTGTACTTGGACTTGCAGCTGCTGGTAATATAGGTGCTGTCCTTGACGGCATCCTATTTCCGCCTCTGGCTAAGGTTTTTGGTTGGAGAGAAACCATGGCTATTGCAGGCATTTTACTAGTAATCACCTTCCTTGTGGTACTTCTTTGGGCAAAGGATAAGGGAGAGAAAGAAGGAAACAAATACTACCCTATAACTGTTTTTGTTACAACCGTGTTTTTCATGCTTTTTGTAGTGCCTGCTCTCTACAATGGATGGCTGTGGATAAAAGGTAAGGAAGCTTTACTACTTCTGCCTTTAATTGGAAGCTCTTTTGTTCTTGCCTTTCTCCCCAACAAGTACAGGAGAGTCTTTCTGGAAAGGGACACTTGGGTAATGATACTTATTTACAGTATAACCTTTGGTGGCTTTGTGGGTATGTCCTCTTATGTAAGCCTCTATCTTATAGACCAGTACGCACTTGATAAGCTAACAGCCGGAGCTTTAATGTCTGCCTTCGCTTTCACCGGAGCTTTTATAAGACCCTTTGGTGGATACATAGCTGATAGGATAAGCGGTGCTACAGCCTTGCTTTTTATACTTTTTGGTATATCTGCCATGTATTTAGTTTTATCATTTCTGAAACTCCCACCTCTTTTAGGTGCTTTATCCTTGCTTGTAATATTTGCCTTCTTTGGCCTTGGGAATGGCGCTACCTTCCAACTTGTTCCTCAAAGGTGGCCAAAGGTAAGAGGTCTTATGACAGGGATAATAGGTGCAGCAGGAGGTTTTGGTGGTTTTTATCTACCTACTGTATTAGGTACGGTAAAGGAAGCAACTGGTTCTTACAGCTCTGGATTTTTTCTGTTTGGCGTAGTGAGTTTAGTAGCTTTAGTCATACTTAAACTCCTACACAACCAGTGGATGGAATGGGCATATGTTAGATACGATTACGAAAGAGAGATGCTTACCGGCATAGCTAAGAACGGTAGGGTGGTTATGGAACTCCTTTATAAGGAGGATTGA
- a CDS encoding aldo/keto reductase: protein MKTFLDLNLSEIGVGTYLGELDERTSEGYRQVIKEAITSHHINVVDTAIVYRYMKSERDIGAVLKELGREKFIISTKGGYVPYDVDSGEDPKDYFYENFINTGIINPQEMTPQGHYLSAKFIDWCLSKSLENMQTSYVDVYFLHNPEEQLNFFDRDSFNKKLLECFEYLEAKAEEGKVRYYGLATWSGFRVSPASRQYLDLYELVKMAQKVGGEAHHFRFIQLPYNLGMTEAYLLKNQEVNGKKLSTIEACAELGLYVYTSASIYQAKVIGRVPQALREKLKVNSDVHASLQFVLSTPGVGTALIGMSKVEHLRENVEIMRVARLSPEEFKSSLFKA from the coding sequence ATGAAGACTTTCTTAGACCTAAATCTCTCCGAAATAGGCGTTGGAACCTACCTGGGCGAGCTGGACGAGAGAACTTCAGAGGGCTACAGGCAGGTGATAAAAGAAGCCATAACCTCACACCACATCAATGTGGTGGATACTGCAATAGTTTACAGATACATGAAGAGCGAAAGGGATATAGGGGCAGTCTTGAAAGAACTTGGAAGGGAGAAGTTTATTATCTCTACAAAGGGCGGATATGTCCCCTACGATGTAGACTCAGGAGAAGACCCAAAGGATTACTTTTACGAGAACTTTATAAACACTGGCATAATAAACCCTCAGGAGATGACACCACAGGGACACTATCTTTCTGCCAAGTTTATAGATTGGTGCTTGAGCAAAAGCCTTGAAAATATGCAAACCAGTTATGTGGATGTATACTTTCTTCACAATCCAGAAGAACAGCTAAACTTCTTTGATCGAGATAGCTTTAACAAAAAACTTTTAGAGTGCTTTGAGTATTTAGAGGCAAAAGCGGAGGAAGGCAAAGTCAGGTATTACGGGCTTGCCACCTGGAGCGGTTTTAGAGTCTCTCCTGCCAGCAGGCAGTACCTTGACCTTTACGAGCTTGTAAAAATGGCGCAAAAAGTGGGGGGGGAGGCTCATCACTTTAGGTTTATCCAGCTCCCTTACAATCTTGGCATGACAGAGGCTTACCTACTAAAAAATCAGGAAGTAAACGGGAAAAAACTTTCCACCATAGAAGCCTGTGCAGAGCTAGGTCTTTATGTTTACACCAGCGCTAGCATATATCAAGCAAAAGTAATAGGGAGAGTGCCACAAGCCCTAAGGGAAAAACTAAAAGTCAATTCAGATGTGCATGCATCTCTTCAGTTTGTGCTTAGCACACCGGGAGTAGGGACAGCTCTCATTGGCATGAGCAAAGTAGAGCACCTGAGGGAAAATGTTGAGATAATGAGGGTCGCGAGATTATCTCCGGAGGAGTTTAAAAGCTCACTGTTTAAAGCATAA
- a CDS encoding uroporphyrinogen-III synthase encodes MKLKGKRIALCITRRVEEAIESIVKLGGKPYVEDVVRIVALPDEVIKENIKNAVFEAPEIFYFTTGEGTDVLLKKSREIGLYEPLLKGKVFARGYKVRARLINYGFKNFQSVESTRAFMNMLKDIEILNTKILVQMYGEEMHELEEFLNNKGAKMLKLWLYRYETDTERLDAFIIKLLEGFYHAVLFTSAYQVDYIFKRAKEKNLGKNLSSSLNNKVFTVAVGRKTAGKLFENGVLRVYYPEKERLTYALKELEIAFKDG; translated from the coding sequence ATGAAGTTGAAGGGTAAAAGGATAGCTCTATGTATTACACGAAGAGTGGAAGAGGCTATAGAAAGTATAGTAAAACTCGGTGGAAAGCCGTATGTAGAAGATGTGGTCAGAATAGTGGCGTTGCCAGATGAAGTAATAAAGGAAAATATAAAAAACGCAGTATTTGAAGCGCCGGAGATTTTTTACTTTACAACCGGTGAAGGTACAGACGTACTTCTAAAAAAATCCAGAGAAATAGGACTCTACGAACCTCTATTAAAAGGCAAAGTTTTTGCTAGGGGTTATAAGGTGAGGGCAAGACTGATAAACTATGGTTTTAAAAATTTTCAAAGCGTAGAAAGTACTAGGGCTTTTATGAATATGTTAAAAGACATAGAAATACTAAACACTAAGATACTTGTGCAGATGTACGGGGAGGAGATGCATGAACTTGAAGAGTTTTTAAACAATAAGGGGGCAAAAATGCTAAAGCTCTGGCTTTACAGATACGAGACGGATACAGAAAGGCTTGATGCTTTTATAATAAAGCTTTTGGAAGGCTTTTATCACGCTGTGCTTTTCACCTCAGCCTATCAAGTGGATTATATCTTTAAGAGAGCTAAAGAAAAGAATTTAGGTAAAAATCTCTCAAGCTCTCTAAACAATAAGGTATTCACCGTTGCTGTAGGAAGAAAGACGGCGGGTAAGCTTTTTGAGAACGGGGTTCTGAGGGTTTACTATCCAGAAAAGGAGAGACTCACTTACGCTCTGAAAGAGCTGGAGATAGCTTTTAAAGATGGGTAA
- the cobA gene encoding uroporphyrinogen-III C-methyltransferase encodes MGKVYLVGAGPGELELLTLKAYRLIKSADVVLYDRLVNPEILLLAKPECQLIYVGKEEGKHTLEQEKINELLLHYAHTKEVVVRLKGGDPFVFGRGGEEALFLAEHGVEVEVVPGISSATGVPAYAGIPITFRGLSSSFAVITGHEDPKKERTSIDWESLKGINTLVFLMAVSNRKEIARRLIEVGRDPKEPVAFIERGTTREQRVVITDLYELANYPPEVNPPAVMVVGWVVKLKKYLTQVINKGASKVVSCVL; translated from the coding sequence ATGGGTAAGGTGTACTTGGTGGGCGCAGGACCTGGAGAGCTGGAGCTTTTAACCCTAAAAGCTTACAGACTCATAAAGTCTGCAGATGTAGTGCTTTACGACAGACTGGTAAATCCAGAGATCCTTCTACTGGCTAAACCAGAATGCCAACTCATCTATGTGGGAAAAGAGGAGGGAAAGCACACCCTAGAGCAGGAGAAGATTAACGAGCTTTTGCTCCACTATGCTCACACAAAAGAGGTTGTGGTAAGGCTAAAGGGTGGAGACCCCTTTGTCTTTGGAAGGGGTGGTGAGGAGGCTCTCTTTTTGGCAGAGCACGGGGTGGAGGTTGAGGTTGTGCCAGGTATAAGCTCAGCCACAGGGGTGCCTGCGTATGCGGGCATACCCATAACCTTTAGAGGATTATCTTCTTCCTTTGCAGTCATCACAGGGCACGAAGACCCAAAGAAGGAAAGAACGAGCATAGATTGGGAGAGCCTGAAAGGTATAAATACCTTAGTCTTTCTGATGGCAGTTTCCAACAGGAAGGAGATAGCCAGGAGGCTCATAGAGGTGGGTAGGGACCCAAAGGAGCCTGTGGCGTTTATAGAGAGAGGCACCACCAGGGAGCAGAGGGTGGTGATAACAGACCTTTATGAGCTTGCCAACTACCCACCTGAGGTAAATCCTCCTGCTGTTATGGTAGTGGGTTGGGTGGTGAAGCTTAAAAAATATCTGACACAAGTCATAAACAAAGGTGCATCTAAGGTTGTATCATGTGTCCTATGA
- a CDS encoding P-II family nitrogen regulator, translating into MKLVKAVIRPEKLYDVMKALEKDGFKGITVMDVVGRGKEGGIQVGDKSYDELAKTLIMIAVEDKQVGKVVEIITKYANTGMFGDGKVFVCQLDEVWTIRTKKKELGVA; encoded by the coding sequence ATGAAGTTGGTAAAAGCTGTTATAAGACCGGAGAAGCTTTACGATGTCATGAAGGCTTTAGAAAAGGATGGTTTCAAGGGTATAACGGTTATGGATGTGGTAGGAAGAGGTAAGGAAGGGGGCATACAGGTAGGTGATAAAAGCTACGATGAGCTTGCAAAGACCTTAATAATGATAGCCGTTGAAGATAAGCAAGTGGGCAAAGTTGTAGAAATAATTACCAAGTATGCAAACACAGGGATGTTTGGAGATGGAAAGGTCTTTGTGTGCCAGCTTGATGAAGTCTGGACAATAAGGACAAAGAAGAAGGAGTTAGGAGTGGCTTAG